The following coding sequences are from one Rutidosis leptorrhynchoides isolate AG116_Rl617_1_P2 chromosome 11, CSIRO_AGI_Rlap_v1, whole genome shotgun sequence window:
- the LOC139875765 gene encoding uncharacterized protein — MLESNKNVTVAERLKIINSTTTTSWNWSRTPNGRCLTELTELNHLIETISLSDKPDTWKWNLDQSGIFTTKALATILDNLKLDTPSSTFKTPRNKLLPQKINIFIWRVLYGRIPTRVELDKRGVDLDSILCPLCNLHTESIEHILFQCTLSTSIWNSILQWWNLPVDTFTNLRDIILSDQSLTTQQNGSNIWLAVKWASTYIIWKYRNLKVFGKKEWCTATILSEIQTQSFAWISKRHKKSTVM, encoded by the coding sequence atgcttgaatcaaacaAAAACGTCACGGTTGCGGAAAGACTCAAGATAATCAACTCAACAACAACTACTTCATGGAATTGGTCCCGTACACCCAACGGTAGATGCCTCACCGAATTAACAGAACTAAATCACCTTATAGAAACAATCAGTCTCTCAGATAAGCCTGATACCTGGAAATGGAATCTTGACCAATCCGGCATATTTACAACAAAAGCATTAGCCACCATCCTCGACAACCTAAAACTTGATACACCATCTTCTACCTTTAAGACACCTAGAAATAAACTCTTACCCCAAAAAATTAACATCTTCATTTGGAGAGTTCTATACGGGAGAATCCCGACGCGCGTAGAACTCGACAAAAGAGGTGTTGATCTCGACTCAATTCTTTGCCCACTATGCAACCTACACACAGAGTCTATTGAACACATACTATTTCAATGCACGCTTTCAACATCTATCTGGAATTCAATCCTACAATGGTGGAACCTCCCCGTAGACACCTTCACCAATCTCCGTGACATAATCTTAAGTGATCAGTCCCTCACTACGCAACAAAATGGTTCCAACATTTGGCTAGCCGTTAAATGGGCATCCACTTACATCATCTGGAAATACAGGAATCTTAAGGTTTTCGGCAAAAAAGAATGGTGCACCGCCACAATTTTATCTGAAATCCAAACACAATCATTCGCATGGATATCCAAAAGACACAAAAAATCAACGGTTATGTGA